A single Venturia canescens isolate UGA chromosome 1, ASM1945775v1, whole genome shotgun sequence DNA region contains:
- the LOC122413567 gene encoding uncharacterized protein: protein MEIQHNHDKLEMKEVEAAISESKKKATKERKRVNKKSCPSTSVENQPCPAITIENEPRASTSAENQTCPDTTIENQPCASTSIENQSYSAATTVKNQSFASTLVENQPFPTTTVENQPCLSTSIENQFLSSTFIENQLFSSTSIENLFFPSTSIQNQSLLSDEVEKKKMYMAIQPLLENYIDSLFDNSVQERVQKNLEGVIDLLKRFQESHINQNIGTEVIADTDIANLPIITEFELTTYSTAGDKDGTELKNITRKTEDEGGDTFQIDQIIMPKKVQAKGRPKGAALTAIGLHRQAHAPKKFSAQHVDKKRRDILKFLCVDEHKIEAAREGEYSIVEKDIDLIHLPDSLVDKSVDIRLVEPYFEGKTFISLTKAIEEKKNSGVFTCGICKESATDKCVLCDQCLLWHHFECAGLKRAPRASSWFCLQCKD, encoded by the exons atggaaattcAACACAATCACGATAAATTGGAG atgaAAGAGGTAGAGGCCGCAATTtccgaatcgaaaaaaaaagcgacGAAGGAGAGAAAGCGAGTGAACAAAAAATCTTGCCCATCGACTTCGGTCGAAAATCAGCCTTGCCCAGCCATCACCATCGAAAATGAACCTCGCGCATCCACCTCGGCCGAAAATCAGACTTGCCCAGATACCACCATTGAAAACCAGCCTTGCGCATCCACCTCCATCGAAAATCAGTCTTACTCAGCGGCCACTACCGTCAAAAATCAGTCCTTCGCATCCACCTTGGTCGAGAATCAGCCTTTCCCAACCACAACCGTCGAAAATCAGCCGTGCCTATCCACCTCCATCGAAAATCAGTTTTTATCATCCACCTTCATCGAAAATCAGTTATTCTCATCCACCTCcatcgaaaatttgttttttccatcTACTTCCATCCAAAATCAGTCTCTTCTCTCAGACGaagttgagaagaaaaaaatgtacatggCGATACAACCGCTTCTGGAAAATTATATTGACAGCCTCTTCGACAACTCAGTACAAGAGCGGGTACAGAAAAACCTCGAAGGAGTAATCGATCTCTTGAAACGATTTCAAGAATCGCATATAAACCAAAATATTGGCACCGAGGTTATAGCCGACACTGACATCGCCAACTTACCGATAATTACGGAGTTCGAGTTGACGACATATTCAACGGCGGGTGATAAAGATGGGACGGAACTAAAAAATATTACCCGGAAAACAGAAGATGAGGGCGGTGATACATttcaaattgatcaaatcATAATGCCGAAGAAAGTACAAGCGAAAGGCCGACCGAAAGGTGCTGCTTTAACGGCAATCGGGCTACATCGACAAGCACATGcaccaaaaaaattttctgctCAGCACGTcgataaaaaacgaagagatattttgaaatttttatgtgtCGACGAGCACAAAATAGAAGCCGCACGAGAAGGTGAATATTCTATCGTAGAGAAGGATATCGACCTTATTCATTTGCCGGACTCCCTCGTCGATAAATCGGTTGACATAAGATTGGTCGAGCCatattttgaaggaaaaacatttatttcgcTAACGAAAGCGATTGAAGAGAAGAAGAATAGCGGTGTATTCACTTGTGGCATCTGTAAGGAGAGCGCAACGGACAAGTGTGTGCTGTGCGACCAATGCTTACTTTGGCATCATTTTGAATGCGCGGGTTTAAAACGAGCACCGAGAGCGAGCTCGTGGTTTTGCCTTCAGTGCAAAGACTAA
- the LOC122413577 gene encoding uncharacterized protein — translation MLLAQKSLTYFWATDLLNRTNGMPSKNDYFNYAKAIVSAYPELSGGDHGCGTVRHQLSTNVRNRRANSKRSAMKFGEDKLKMGQNIPTVTSIKSVLMQME, via the exons ATGTTACTTGCTCAAAAGTCATTAACGTATTTTTGGGCAACTGATCTTTTGAATCGCACTAATGGCATGCcgagtaaaaatgattatttcaacTACGCAAAAGCCATTGTCAGTGCTTATCCAGAGCTCAGCGGCGGAGACCATGGATGT GGGACTGTACGACATCAGTTGAGTACAAATGTGCGGAATCGACGTGCTAATTCAAAACGATCTGCAATGAAATTTGGCGAagacaaattgaaaatggGTCAAAATATTCCAACTGTTACGAGTATAAAAA gcgTCCTGATGCAGATGGAGTAG